The Leptospira langatensis genomic sequence TATTTGAAAGTTTTCCTTTTTCCTGTTTCATACCGAACCTCCTTAAGGATCTAAACCCTGGTTATTAACCCACGGCCTTTTTCATTTTCTCGCCAACTTCGGCGATGGATTGGCAAACTGAGATTCCAGCGTCTTGCATCGCTTTCATCTTAGACGAAGCAGTTCCCATTCCTCCGCTGATGATAGCTCCTGCGTGCCCCATTCTTTTGCCTGGAGGTGCAGTCTGTCCTGCGATGAATCCGACTACCGGTTTCTTCACATTCGCTTTGATATATGCTGCTGCTTCCTCTTCGGAAGTACCGCCGATCTCTCCGATCATCACGATCCCTTTGGTTTCCGGGTCTTCGTTCAGAAGTTTGACCGCTTCTGTGTGATTCATTCCAGGAACAGGGTCTCCTCCGATCCCGATCACGGTGGATTGTCCTAAGCCGTGTTGGCTTAACTGAGCAACCGATTCGTAAGTTAAGGTTCCGGAACGAGAAACGATACCGATACTTCCAGCTTGGTGGATAAAGCCAGGCATGATCCCCATTTTCACGTTATACTTAGGAGAAATGATCCCTGGACAGTTCGGCCCGATCAGTCTAGTTTTAGAATTTCTTAAAGCGCTATACACTTTAAGCATATCATGTGTTGGAATTCCTTCGGTGATACAAACCACAAGAGGGATCTCGTTGAAGATACCTTCTAGGATCGCATCCGCTGCGAATGGAGGCGGAACGAAAATGATAGATGCGTTCGCACCTTCTTTTACGATCGCGTCTTTTAAGCTATTGAATACTGGAACTGCCTTACCTACTAAGTCCGCTTTCTGTCCTCCTTTTCCTGGAGTGACTCCGCCGACCACATTGGTCCCGTATTCGATCATCTGCTGGGCATGGAAAGAACCTTCTTTACCAGTAATACCCTGAACTACGACTCTCGTATTGCTATCTACTAATACTGCCATGTTATATTAAGTTAACCTTATGTTTTTTATTTAATGGCTTCTGCCACTTTCTTGGCTGCGGTGCGAAGATCATCTTCTCCGATGATGTTCAGTCCGGATTCGTTCAGGATGCGTTTTCCTTCTTCTGCGTTGGTGCCTTTCAAGCGAACCACTAACGGAACATGGATGTTTACAGCCTTAGCAGCTTCGATGATCCCCAGAGCGACTCGGTCACAACGAACGATCCCTCCGAAGATATTGATGAAGATCCCTTTTACGTTTGGATCTCCCAGAATAAGTTTGAATCCGTTGGTAACAGTGGTTACGTTTGCTCCACCGCCTACATCCAAGAAGTTTGCAGGCTCGGCTCCGGCCAATTTTACGATATCCATGGTCGCCATTGCGAGTCCGGCACCGTTTACCATACAGCCGATATTTCCATCTAACTTAACGTAGTTGATATTGTATTCGCTGGCTTGGACTTCGAGAGGATCTTCTTCAGAGATATCTCTGAAAGCAGCGTTCTCTGGATGACGATAGAGAGCGTTCTCGTCCAGATCCATCTTGCAGTCACCTGCAATGATCTCGTTCTCTTTGGTAAGGATAAGAGGGTTGATCTCCAATAAGGATGCATCTTCTTTAATATACGCGCTGTAGATGGCGGAAAGAAGTGCCTTGAAGGATTTATGGGATTCCACAGGAAGTCCCAGATCGAAAGCTAACTGAGAGGATTGGTTCGGTTGCAGTCCGATTCCTGGATCGATCGCGATCTTTAGGATCTTTTCAGGATGGGTTTCTGCAACTTCTTCGATCTCCATACCGCCTTCGGTAGAAGCCATGATGATGGTTTTGCGGATCGCGCGGTCGAGAAGGATACTGATATAGTATTCCTTTGCGATATTGATCCCTTGCTCTAAATATACTTTTAAGACTTTCTTTCCTTCGGCTCCGGTTTGAGGAGTGATGAGTTGCATGCCGAGGATCTTGTCGATAGCCGCAATTGCGTCGTCTTTGGTTTTGGTAACCTTAACTCCACCACCTTTTCCACGTCCACCTGCGTGGATCTGGGCTTTTACTACGACTACGGAGCCGCCGGTTTTGGAAATGACTTCCTCATAGGCTTTGTTTCCGTCTTCTTTCTTATCAATTACTACGCCGAAAGGAACTTTGGCGTTATGGCGTCTCAGGATTTCCTTTGCCTGGTACTCGTGAATTTTCATGAATCAACCTTGTTTTTTTGGGTGTGAGGTCTTATTGGGAATGCTTTTTCTAAGGATTTTACCTGGAAGAATCCTGTCCATCCCCTTTCCGTAAGGAAGTGCAAACTCTGCATAGAAATGGGAAATGGATGTTCTCTGGTCGGCTTTGTTTAGGAGAAGGAGATCCTACAAAAACAAAAAGGCTCCTGAAGGAGCCTTTTCTGAAACCGATTTCGGTTAATGGGATTAGAGATAAGATCCCAGAAGAAGGTCTAGAGAATACGCTCCTCCTCCGGTGATTGCCAGAGCAATCGCAAGGCCAATGGCTAGGATATGGAATTCGAATCCTTCTCCTTTTTGCGCTCCTTGCCAGTTGATGAAGAATCCATGCGGTTTGTGGGCGATCAGGGCCGCGCCTAACATGATGATCCCGATGGACACTGCGGAGAAGCGGGTGATAAACCCAAGGACCAGGGCGACCGAACCAAGAGATTCGCCAATGATCACCAAAAAGGCAATAATTCCCGGTAAACCTGCGGTTTGAGTAAAATATCCGTAAGTTCCTTTGAAGCCGTAACCGCCGAACCAGCCGAGTAGCTTTTGGGCTCCATGAGGGAAGATCACGAGTCCCAGGGTAAGTCTTAAAACCAGGGGAACGATATCGTTACTGGTTGCGAGGAGTGTTTCTAACATAAGATTCTTCCTTATTCCTATTAATTTAGAGATTAATAGTTTATTCTTAAAGTATATTACTTTGAATATGAACTATTTCTTACAAGCTTTTTTCCCGACCGATGGTTTAGTGGGGAAAATTTTTGCGGGCCCCGCCCTCATTGGGTGGGGGCCGGTGCGGTGGTACCCGCGCGCCCAGCGAAGCCCTCGTATCACAAAATTCCTTTTCTTTCCAGCAGTTTTTACGCGCAAATCCTGTAGGAACTCCTACAAAACCTCATTCTAGCAAATTGATCACTGATCTAAACGGCTCGTTCGATTCTTACTTAAATTCGCTATAGCGGAATAAAATCTGTAATTATGGAGTGCACAAATTGACCGTTTCGGATCTTATATCCTAAGCAATCAACTTCCTGGGGAAATATTTTGAGATGTCCGATCCGATTTCTATTCTGATAAGCCTTGCTTTTGTCGCCTTCCTTTTCGGATTTCCGGCGATCGCAGAGAGACTGGCAAAGCGTTTCCATTGGATTGGGATCCTGGGGCCGGTGGTGCTTTGTTACGCGACGGGAATTCTTCTGGGCAATCTTCTTCCTGAGGCCTTGTTCCCAAGGAAGATCCTGGAGACGATCTCTGAGGTCTCGGTCCCAA encodes the following:
- the sucC gene encoding ADP-forming succinate--CoA ligase subunit beta, translating into MKIHEYQAKEILRRHNAKVPFGVVIDKKEDGNKAYEEVISKTGGSVVVVKAQIHAGGRGKGGGVKVTKTKDDAIAAIDKILGMQLITPQTGAEGKKVLKVYLEQGINIAKEYYISILLDRAIRKTIIMASTEGGMEIEEVAETHPEKILKIAIDPGIGLQPNQSSQLAFDLGLPVESHKSFKALLSAIYSAYIKEDASLLEINPLILTKENEIIAGDCKMDLDENALYRHPENAAFRDISEEDPLEVQASEYNINYVKLDGNIGCMVNGAGLAMATMDIVKLAGAEPANFLDVGGGANVTTVTNGFKLILGDPNVKGIFINIFGGIVRCDRVALGIIEAAKAVNIHVPLVVRLKGTNAEEGKRILNESGLNIIGEDDLRTAAKKVAEAIK
- a CDS encoding DoxX family protein, whose product is MLETLLATSNDIVPLVLRLTLGLVIFPHGAQKLLGWFGGYGFKGTYGYFTQTAGLPGIIAFLVIIGESLGSVALVLGFITRFSAVSIGIIMLGAALIAHKPHGFFINWQGAQKGEGFEFHILAIGLAIALAITGGGAYSLDLLLGSYL
- the sucD gene encoding succinate--CoA ligase subunit alpha — translated: MAVLVDSNTRVVVQGITGKEGSFHAQQMIEYGTNVVGGVTPGKGGQKADLVGKAVPVFNSLKDAIVKEGANASIIFVPPPFAADAILEGIFNEIPLVVCITEGIPTHDMLKVYSALRNSKTRLIGPNCPGIISPKYNVKMGIMPGFIHQAGSIGIVSRSGTLTYESVAQLSQHGLGQSTVIGIGGDPVPGMNHTEAVKLLNEDPETKGIVMIGEIGGTSEEEAAAYIKANVKKPVVGFIAGQTAPPGKRMGHAGAIISGGMGTASSKMKAMQDAGISVCQSIAEVGEKMKKAVG